A genome region from Acaryochloris thomasi RCC1774 includes the following:
- the thiD gene encoding bifunctional hydroxymethylpyrimidine kinase/phosphomethylpyrimidine kinase: MLPLTYRPVPVALTIAGSDSGGGAGIQADLRTFAFNQVHGTSAITCVTAQNTMAVTRVDVLSPEAVIAQIEAVAEDIGFDAVKTGMLPNAEIILAVAQTVQKNNLQTLVVDPVMVSRAGARLIDEDAISTLKTHLIPHALILTPNRYEAEILSDQSIETLQDMKAVAIAIHQLGSQSVLIKGGGCTGDLQGTDVWFDGQQLEVLKADPVPTPNTHGTGCTLSAAIAAQLALSQPPLNAVKAAKDYITQALHHALQIGQGPGPVGHWFPLIQAAPLPPVTE; the protein is encoded by the coding sequence ATGCTGCCTCTAACTTACCGCCCTGTTCCAGTCGCCTTAACCATTGCCGGTTCTGATAGCGGTGGTGGTGCTGGCATCCAAGCTGATTTGCGGACCTTTGCCTTCAACCAAGTACACGGCACCAGCGCGATTACCTGCGTGACGGCCCAGAATACTATGGCGGTCACGCGAGTAGATGTCTTATCCCCTGAGGCTGTGATTGCTCAAATTGAGGCAGTTGCTGAAGATATTGGCTTTGATGCTGTCAAGACTGGCATGTTGCCCAATGCTGAGATTATCTTGGCCGTTGCTCAGACTGTTCAGAAAAACAATCTTCAGACCCTGGTGGTGGATCCAGTGATGGTGTCCCGAGCTGGAGCGCGGTTGATTGATGAAGATGCGATCTCAACCCTAAAAACCCATCTAATCCCTCACGCCCTCATCCTGACCCCCAATCGCTATGAAGCCGAAATCCTCAGTGATCAGTCCATTGAGACCCTACAGGATATGAAAGCCGTCGCTATCGCCATTCACCAGCTTGGCTCTCAGTCTGTCCTCATTAAGGGCGGTGGCTGCACAGGCGACCTGCAGGGCACCGATGTTTGGTTCGATGGTCAGCAACTTGAAGTCCTAAAGGCTGACCCTGTGCCCACTCCTAACACCCACGGTACTGGCTGTACCCTCTCCGCTGCGATTGCAGCCCAGTTAGCCCTCAGTCAACCGCCTCTCAACGCCGTTAAAGCCGCTAAAGACTACATTACCCAAGCTCTCCATCATGCTCTGCAGATTGGTCAAGGCCCCGGCCCCGTGGGTCACTGGTTTCCCCTAATCCAGGCCGCCCCCTTGCCGCCCGTAACCGAATAA
- the fmt gene encoding methionyl-tRNA formyltransferase: protein MKLIFWGTPQFAVPSLVRLLEEPDIEVLGAVTQPDRRRGRGKQLLPSAVKETALKHGLPVWQPHSVKKDAETLEVLRSQPVDAFIVVAYGQILSPEILAIPRLGCINSHGSLLPAYRGAAPIQWALHDGQKATGLTTMLMDVGMDTGDMLLKSTTNIDPFENAHELAERLSQLSGNLLVETLTQLEKHTIVPIPQDEAQATYARLIKKDDFRLDWANPALLLHNQVRGFFPFCIASFRGQPLKITATVPFDAQGTPLLSGSRSLPALEQLVNKVPGDVVSIAKNKGPIIQTGEGYLLLKTVQLSGKKRQSGWDFANGLHLSIEETLENG, encoded by the coding sequence ATTAAGCTCATTTTTTGGGGAACGCCTCAATTTGCTGTACCAAGTCTTGTACGCTTGCTTGAAGAGCCAGATATTGAGGTTTTGGGAGCTGTCACTCAACCCGATCGGCGACGAGGACGGGGGAAGCAGTTGCTTCCCTCAGCTGTCAAAGAAACAGCGTTAAAGCATGGTTTGCCGGTATGGCAGCCGCATTCTGTCAAAAAAGATGCGGAGACGCTGGAGGTGTTGCGATCGCAACCCGTCGATGCATTCATCGTTGTTGCTTACGGCCAAATCCTGTCCCCGGAGATACTCGCCATTCCTCGTTTAGGCTGCATTAACAGTCATGGATCCCTACTGCCAGCTTATCGAGGTGCAGCCCCTATTCAATGGGCTTTACATGACGGTCAAAAAGCCACGGGCCTAACAACAATGTTGATGGATGTCGGCATGGACACGGGGGATATGTTGTTGAAGTCAACCACTAATATTGATCCTTTTGAGAACGCCCACGAGCTTGCAGAAAGGCTATCACAACTCTCTGGGAATCTATTGGTAGAGACCCTAACCCAACTGGAGAAACACACGATTGTTCCCATCCCCCAAGATGAAGCGCAAGCAACCTATGCACGTCTGATCAAGAAAGACGATTTTCGCTTAGACTGGGCCAACCCAGCCCTGTTACTCCATAATCAGGTGCGCGGTTTTTTCCCATTCTGCATAGCTAGCTTTCGAGGACAGCCCCTTAAAATCACTGCGACAGTCCCCTTCGACGCCCAAGGCACCCCACTATTGAGCGGAAGCAGATCGCTCCCAGCTCTTGAACAGCTCGTCAACAAAGTACCAGGGGATGTTGTGTCCATCGCCAAGAATAAAGGCCCTATCATCCAAACAGGAGAGGGATATCTTTTGCTAAAAACAGTACAGCTATCTGGCAAAAAACGTCAGTCTGGCTGGGATTTCGCCAACGGCTTACATTTATCAATTGAAGAAACTCTGGAAAATGGATAG
- a CDS encoding LOG family protein, with protein MASFSDVNDIDILYSRLQKLVDHLPDLENNDLIHQALMTVLQIAAGQADRLDWKILSASLQDLEKGFETFHPYRHVRKISIFGSARIPSDSPEYQLAIAFARCVVEQGFMVMTGAGGGIMEAGNQGAGAEKSFGLNIQLPFEQGANPFITHNDKLIDFKYFFTRKLFFLRETDAIALFPGGFGTQDEAFECLTLIQTGKSAPIPLVLIDKPGGTYWSEWDAYIKKNLADRGLINPDDRNLYMITDDLATACSAISDFYRVYHSSRYVGDRFVIRLNQTLSEAELTTLNQQFSDILLSGQIETCAALPEESQMPQPHQTQDATEHLPRLIFHFNQRDHGRLYQMIRVLNQMGQKADKHPERK; from the coding sequence ATGGCCTCTTTTTCTGATGTAAACGATATTGATATTCTCTATAGCCGTCTGCAGAAGCTCGTCGATCATCTGCCAGATTTGGAGAACAATGATTTAATCCATCAGGCGCTGATGACGGTGCTGCAGATAGCGGCGGGGCAAGCAGATCGCCTCGACTGGAAGATTCTTAGTGCTTCGCTGCAGGATTTAGAAAAGGGATTTGAGACCTTTCATCCCTATCGACACGTGCGTAAGATTTCTATCTTTGGGTCTGCTCGCATCCCGTCAGATAGCCCAGAGTATCAGCTCGCCATTGCATTTGCTCGCTGCGTGGTAGAGCAAGGATTCATGGTAATGACGGGAGCTGGCGGTGGGATTATGGAGGCCGGGAATCAAGGGGCAGGGGCAGAAAAATCCTTTGGTCTCAATATTCAACTTCCGTTTGAGCAGGGCGCAAATCCCTTCATCACCCATAATGACAAGCTGATTGACTTCAAGTACTTTTTCACCCGCAAGCTGTTTTTTCTCCGGGAGACAGATGCGATCGCACTTTTTCCGGGGGGATTTGGAACCCAAGACGAAGCCTTTGAATGTCTAACGTTGATTCAAACAGGGAAATCTGCTCCGATTCCGTTGGTGCTAATCGACAAACCCGGCGGAACGTACTGGTCAGAGTGGGATGCCTACATCAAGAAGAATCTGGCCGATCGCGGCCTCATTAATCCCGACGATCGCAATTTATACATGATTACCGATGATTTGGCGACGGCCTGCTCGGCCATTTCTGACTTCTATCGGGTCTACCACTCTAGTCGCTATGTGGGCGACCGCTTCGTGATCCGCCTCAACCAGACACTTTCAGAGGCTGAATTGACAACCCTCAATCAGCAGTTTAGCGACATTTTGCTTTCGGGCCAGATTGAGACCTGTGCTGCCCTTCCTGAGGAAAGCCAGATGCCCCAACCCCATCAAACCCAAGATGCAACGGAGCATCTGCCTCGATTGATCTTCCACTTTAACCAGCGTGATCACGGTCGCCTCTACCAGATGATCAGGGTGCTCAATCAAATGGGCCAGAAGGCTGATAAGCATCCTGAGCGTAAGTAA
- a CDS encoding two-component system response regulator → MSSAQSITSLPQEMKALASKGLVLIVDDTPNNIQILSEALIQQGYQVRGAVNGSMSLISVKHLRPDVILLDIKMSDMDGYEVCRQLKSDPETASIPVIFISALDDALNKVKAFAVGGVDYVTKPFQFPEVLARIENQLTIGRLQDDLQSQNLRLQQEVRERIAVEAQVHRLNAELEERVKQRTLQLEQEIVEREQAQEQLRYRAMHDPLTRLPNRTLLMQCLEEAIDKTQQSSGFAFAVLFLDCDRFKIVNDSLGHFVGDQFLIAIAERLQCCLPPETTLARLGGDEFTVLLDDLSQLSEATAVAQTIQAALSAPFQIDGHEFFITASIGIVHSCWGYLTPVDILRDADTAMYRAKAQGRNGSRYQVFDPSMHADAQTSLLLDTDLHRAIERQEFFLHYQPIVSLATGEIQGFEALVRWQHPERGPVSPGDFIPVAEETGLIVPIGQWVFREACRQLKTWQHQKLLRGPMYICINLSVKQFSQPDLIEQIDQVLQETGLEGRYLKLEITESAIMNNSTSAAEILERLSDRNIQLSIDDFGTGYSSLSYLHYFPVDTLKVDRSFINSMAQTHKTPAIVQAIITLAHNLGMDVVAEGIETPEQRHRLAELGCQYGQGYLFSKPVDTQAVVGMLSHRDQILLGS, encoded by the coding sequence ATGAGTTCAGCGCAATCTATCACTAGCCTCCCGCAGGAGATGAAAGCTTTGGCCAGTAAAGGTCTAGTGCTGATTGTTGACGATACTCCTAACAATATTCAAATTCTTTCTGAAGCACTGATCCAGCAGGGATATCAAGTGCGAGGTGCCGTCAACGGTTCTATGAGCCTGATCAGTGTCAAGCATCTGAGGCCGGACGTAATCTTGCTGGATATCAAAATGTCCGATATGGACGGCTACGAAGTCTGCCGTCAGCTCAAGTCTGACCCTGAGACGGCGAGTATCCCAGTGATTTTTATCAGTGCGCTGGATGATGCCTTAAACAAGGTGAAGGCCTTTGCCGTGGGGGGCGTTGATTACGTCACGAAGCCCTTTCAGTTTCCTGAGGTGCTCGCTCGAATTGAAAATCAGTTGACCATTGGCCGACTACAGGATGACTTGCAGAGTCAAAATCTGCGCTTGCAGCAAGAAGTGCGAGAGCGCATCGCGGTGGAAGCACAGGTGCATCGCTTAAATGCAGAGCTTGAAGAACGTGTGAAGCAGCGAACGCTGCAGCTCGAACAAGAAATTGTTGAACGGGAGCAAGCTCAGGAGCAGTTACGGTATCGAGCGATGCATGATCCGCTCACGCGCCTGCCCAACCGGACATTGCTGATGCAGTGTTTAGAGGAGGCGATCGATAAAACGCAGCAGTCCTCTGGCTTTGCCTTTGCGGTTCTCTTTTTGGATTGCGATCGCTTCAAAATTGTCAATGATTCCCTTGGACACTTTGTGGGTGATCAGTTTCTAATTGCCATTGCTGAGCGTCTTCAGTGTTGTTTGCCACCGGAGACTACCTTGGCCCGTCTCGGAGGCGATGAGTTTACGGTTCTCCTTGACGATCTCAGCCAGCTATCTGAGGCAACGGCAGTGGCCCAAACCATTCAAGCTGCTTTGAGCGCGCCTTTCCAGATTGACGGTCACGAATTTTTTATCACGGCCAGCATTGGTATCGTGCATAGCTGCTGGGGTTATCTGACCCCCGTCGATATTCTTAGAGATGCCGACACCGCTATGTATCGGGCTAAAGCACAGGGGCGTAACGGTAGCCGCTATCAGGTTTTTGATCCGAGTATGCATGCCGATGCCCAGACGAGTCTGCTACTGGATACCGATTTGCACCGGGCTATCGAGCGCCAAGAGTTTTTCCTGCATTACCAGCCCATTGTTTCGTTAGCTACTGGAGAAATTCAAGGATTTGAAGCGTTAGTGCGCTGGCAGCATCCTGAACGGGGTCCGGTTTCGCCGGGGGACTTCATCCCTGTTGCGGAAGAGACGGGTTTGATTGTTCCCATTGGCCAGTGGGTTTTTCGTGAAGCCTGCCGTCAGTTGAAGACCTGGCAGCATCAAAAGCTGCTGCGTGGACCGATGTATATCTGTATAAATTTGTCAGTCAAACAATTCTCACAGCCTGATTTAATCGAGCAGATTGATCAGGTTTTGCAGGAGACAGGACTTGAGGGGCGCTACCTAAAGCTAGAAATCACAGAAAGCGCGATCATGAATAATTCGACCTCTGCCGCTGAAATTCTAGAACGGTTAAGCGATCGCAACATTCAGCTCAGTATTGATGACTTTGGCACCGGCTATTCTTCCTTGAGCTATCTTCATTATTTCCCCGTTGATACCCTCAAGGTCGATCGTTCTTTTATTAACAGCATGGCGCAGACCCATAAAACCCCTGCAATTGTGCAAGCCATCATCACCCTCGCCCATAATTTGGGGATGGACGTCGTTGCGGAAGGAATTGAAACACCTGAGCAACGCCATCGCTTGGCAGAGCTAGGTTGTCAATATGGTCAGGGCTATTTATTCTCGAAGCCCGTTGACACTCAAGCCGTTGTTGGGATGCTTAGCCATCGGGATCAGATTTTGCTTGGTTCTTAA
- a CDS encoding DMT family transporter: MSQLLSFWRRISGRVYLGIAVLLFGSASAVTRRLMQVGALHSIDGRNPLSFCNVLLVGNLCALLVLCLVYGRPQLLTSFQRLSGRDYLALLSVALLAGALAPSLFFIALEQTNVNNVILIGRIEPPLTLALAVVFLKERTNIWIVGGGALAFVGVLLTIILQAHGAEEVMVSMGRFEIGRGELWTLMGAIATAIATVISQIGLRQVPLGLFAIVRTAVGSAIFFLIVLQFFGVNHFADILTPSVWQWMLIYGAVIVAGGQLCWFQGLKTTSAAEVSLASAFGPIAGFLAAYFILGEPPTVAQWIGGLVLMAGIALNQLGVSRQIAKQKTSVGLQELDLEVGFKGI; this comes from the coding sequence ATGTCTCAGCTCCTTTCTTTTTGGCGACGCATCTCGGGACGGGTTTATCTGGGGATCGCCGTTTTGCTGTTTGGCTCTGCTAGTGCTGTGACCCGAAGGCTAATGCAGGTTGGTGCTCTGCACAGCATTGATGGGCGCAATCCGCTCTCGTTCTGTAATGTTTTGCTGGTGGGTAATCTCTGTGCGCTGCTGGTCTTGTGTTTGGTCTATGGTCGCCCCCAGCTTTTGACTTCATTCCAGCGACTTTCGGGACGAGACTATCTGGCTCTATTGAGTGTTGCCTTGCTGGCCGGAGCGCTCGCCCCATCTCTCTTTTTCATTGCTTTGGAGCAAACTAATGTTAACAACGTTATTCTCATTGGCCGCATCGAGCCGCCTTTGACGCTGGCTCTTGCCGTGGTTTTTTTAAAGGAGCGAACGAATATTTGGATTGTTGGGGGGGGCGCTTTAGCTTTTGTCGGCGTTTTGCTCACGATTATTCTGCAGGCCCACGGTGCGGAAGAGGTGATGGTAAGTATGGGTCGCTTTGAGATCGGTCGTGGAGAACTGTGGACGCTGATGGGTGCGATCGCAACTGCCATTGCCACCGTCATCAGTCAAATTGGCCTGCGTCAGGTACCCCTAGGTTTGTTTGCAATCGTCCGTACTGCGGTCGGCTCTGCTATTTTCTTTCTGATCGTGCTTCAATTTTTTGGGGTCAACCACTTTGCTGATATTCTTACCCCTTCTGTTTGGCAGTGGATGCTGATCTATGGAGCCGTTATTGTTGCCGGCGGACAGCTTTGCTGGTTCCAAGGTCTCAAAACGACCAGCGCTGCGGAAGTGTCTCTTGCCAGTGCCTTCGGACCAATCGCAGGCTTCCTGGCAGCCTACTTTATTCTTGGGGAGCCTCCGACCGTGGCTCAATGGATTGGAGGTCTTGTACTTATGGCAGGGATTGCTCTCAATCAATTGGGTGTTTCTCGACAGATTGCGAAGCAGAAAACCAGCGTAGGGTTACAGGAGCTGGACCTCGAAGTTGGGTTTAAAGGTATTTAG
- a CDS encoding Gfo/Idh/MocA family protein yields MTSDTSIGIAVVGTGFGQKVHIPAFQDAAATEVVAVYNRDRSKAQQVAAAHQIDNAADSLEEIVSLPGVQGVSLSTPPFLHYEMAQKILKAGKHLFLEKPTTLTASEAKSLHVLAQQHQVQATLNFEFRFVPAWMHLKHLLDQTYVGQTRLIKVDWLVGGRADPQRPWSWHASKELGGGSLGALGSHTFDYIAWLFGSVKRLSAQLITSIQQRPDPQTGRAKSVDADDTCVLMLELMSGTICQVNISATAYAGRGHWVEVYGDRGTLVLGMNTPNDYVHGFELQGSQSGAPLETIEIPDFLEFQQTYDDGRIAPTKRVIDHWAEMIQTGKETAPSLREGVYSQLLMDLAHQSHQQQCWVDVPVLETFLA; encoded by the coding sequence ATGACATCTGACACCTCCATTGGTATTGCTGTTGTCGGCACTGGCTTCGGTCAAAAAGTGCATATTCCAGCCTTTCAAGATGCTGCAGCCACTGAAGTCGTGGCCGTCTACAACCGCGATCGTTCCAAGGCTCAGCAGGTTGCTGCTGCTCATCAGATTGACAATGCGGCTGACTCCCTCGAGGAAATTGTCAGTCTGCCGGGTGTGCAAGGTGTGAGTCTTTCTACGCCTCCCTTCTTGCACTATGAGATGGCCCAAAAGATTCTTAAGGCCGGGAAGCATCTGTTTCTAGAGAAGCCCACCACACTCACCGCATCTGAGGCTAAGTCTCTGCATGTTCTGGCGCAGCAACATCAGGTACAGGCAACCTTGAACTTTGAATTTAGATTTGTCCCTGCCTGGATGCATCTGAAGCACCTTTTAGACCAGACCTACGTCGGGCAAACGCGGCTGATTAAGGTTGATTGGCTTGTAGGTGGACGGGCGGATCCCCAGCGTCCCTGGAGCTGGCATGCAAGCAAAGAACTGGGTGGCGGCTCTCTAGGGGCTTTGGGTTCTCACACCTTCGACTACATTGCCTGGTTATTTGGCTCTGTTAAGCGTCTATCGGCGCAGCTGATCACCTCTATTCAGCAGAGACCTGACCCCCAGACTGGGCGGGCAAAGTCGGTGGATGCTGACGATACCTGCGTTCTGATGCTGGAGCTGATGAGTGGCACGATCTGCCAAGTGAATATCAGCGCGACTGCCTATGCCGGACGGGGGCACTGGGTTGAGGTCTATGGCGATCGCGGCACCTTGGTGCTGGGCATGAATACCCCCAACGATTATGTTCACGGTTTTGAGCTTCAGGGCAGCCAAAGCGGTGCGCCACTGGAGACGATTGAGATTCCTGATTTTCTGGAGTTTCAGCAAACCTATGATGATGGCCGTATTGCCCCCACTAAACGGGTGATCGATCACTGGGCTGAGATGATTCAAACGGGTAAGGAAACGGCTCCCTCTCTGCGAGAGGGAGTTTATTCGCAGTTGTTAATGGACTTAGCCCATCAATCTCATCAACAGCAGTGCTGGGTCGATGTCCCGGTGCTGGAGACCTTCCTGGCGTAG
- a CDS encoding transglutaminase TgpA family protein has protein sequence MSTALRQRFQQLRFPKTSSHAVALVEDSVALRVSVQALVSVGILATDMAAATGNGLWAIPLSLMGAAWSYRQRRRRNLGAKIGIAVGMLLVLFFFLSRLVTQLGDSRVALAELLIQLQVLHTFDMPRRKDLGYSAVIGVILLGVAATISETTAFGGFLLLFLAIALPVLMLDYRSRLGLGAVKQQISLAPRRLLGVLLTVVILGLTIFALLPRLPGYQIRTFPVSNPIEFQGQFDGQKIVNPGYVKGDPSQAGEGGQTFADGAETGQLDSEFYSGFNQTMNQNLRGSLTPKVVMRVRSQAEGFWRVLSFDQYTGQGWTISRNDNVKTLKRPAWSYRFFTPPTVAQGQSKEIVQTYSILADFPNLIPALSQPKEIYFPTREIAVDLEGSLRSPVQLEEGLTYTVISEVPYRDRTLLSQATTDYPAKIQPYLQIPVEIAQPVRQQAEELLSKADQMPTSAYEKSLFLAQALKQNYTLQPNLPPLTDDQDLVDAFLFQYEGGYPDHFSTTLTVMLRSLGIPARLTTGFGSGQFNALTGMYVVKNTDAYAITEVYFPKYGWFAFDPIPGHALVPPSVEQNQTFTVLRQFWNWVAGWLPSPLTGLLSGLFALIASAFARLSLLSGWQGIVTGLLLVVGLVFAGWLGRLLWRSWRYRRWLSTLPPIVRLYQQMLKQLRERGLPKRSQQTPQEYVQQIQQQSPGLADIVAEISHAYVGWRYGGRPANLPYLRQQLRALMKMRSRSVK, from the coding sequence ATGAGCACTGCACTGCGCCAAAGATTCCAGCAATTGAGGTTTCCTAAAACTTCGTCTCATGCTGTGGCGCTTGTGGAGGACTCCGTGGCGCTGCGCGTCAGCGTGCAGGCTTTGGTGTCGGTTGGTATCCTGGCGACGGATATGGCTGCCGCTACAGGGAACGGGCTATGGGCCATTCCCTTGAGTTTGATGGGGGCAGCTTGGAGCTACCGCCAACGGCGTCGACGTAATCTGGGGGCCAAGATTGGTATTGCAGTGGGAATGCTGCTGGTTTTATTCTTTTTTCTGTCTCGGCTGGTGACGCAATTGGGCGATTCACGAGTTGCCCTCGCTGAACTCTTGATTCAGCTGCAGGTTTTACATACCTTCGATATGCCTCGGCGAAAAGATCTGGGCTATTCTGCCGTGATTGGCGTTATTTTGCTGGGGGTTGCGGCGACAATCAGTGAGACGACAGCTTTTGGGGGATTTTTACTTCTATTTTTAGCGATTGCTCTCCCGGTGTTGATGCTGGACTATCGCTCTCGCTTGGGTCTGGGAGCAGTCAAGCAGCAGATCTCCCTTGCGCCGCGCAGGCTTCTCGGGGTTCTGCTCACCGTAGTTATCCTGGGGCTAACGATTTTTGCGCTATTGCCTCGACTTCCGGGGTATCAAATCCGAACGTTTCCAGTCAGCAATCCCATTGAGTTTCAGGGACAGTTTGATGGTCAAAAGATTGTCAACCCTGGCTATGTGAAGGGCGATCCCTCTCAGGCTGGAGAAGGCGGTCAAACTTTTGCTGATGGGGCTGAAACCGGCCAGCTTGATTCTGAGTTTTACAGTGGTTTCAACCAGACCATGAACCAGAATTTGCGCGGTAGCCTGACGCCAAAGGTAGTGATGCGGGTGAGATCGCAAGCTGAGGGATTTTGGCGAGTTCTCTCCTTTGACCAATACACCGGCCAAGGCTGGACCATCTCACGCAATGACAACGTCAAGACCCTGAAGCGTCCGGCTTGGTCCTATCGCTTTTTTACGCCTCCGACAGTGGCCCAAGGTCAAAGCAAAGAGATTGTTCAAACCTATTCTATTCTGGCGGATTTCCCGAATCTGATTCCGGCCCTGAGTCAGCCTAAAGAGATTTATTTCCCTACCCGAGAGATTGCTGTTGATTTAGAGGGAAGCTTACGATCGCCCGTTCAGCTAGAGGAGGGGCTTACCTACACCGTGATTTCAGAGGTGCCCTACCGTGATCGCACCCTACTGAGCCAAGCGACCACAGACTATCCCGCAAAGATTCAGCCCTATCTCCAGATTCCGGTTGAGATTGCCCAACCTGTGCGCCAGCAGGCAGAGGAATTACTGTCTAAGGCTGACCAGATGCCCACCTCGGCCTATGAAAAGTCTCTGTTCCTTGCCCAGGCACTCAAGCAAAACTACACCCTCCAGCCCAATCTGCCGCCGCTAACTGACGATCAGGATTTGGTGGATGCCTTTTTGTTTCAGTATGAGGGCGGGTACCCTGATCATTTCTCCACGACGCTGACGGTGATGCTGCGCTCTTTGGGCATTCCGGCCCGGTTGACGACGGGATTTGGTTCGGGTCAGTTCAATGCTTTGACGGGCATGTACGTGGTCAAGAACACCGATGCCTATGCGATTACTGAAGTGTACTTTCCGAAGTATGGCTGGTTCGCTTTTGATCCGATTCCAGGCCATGCTTTGGTTCCGCCTTCGGTGGAGCAGAATCAGACCTTCACGGTGCTGCGTCAGTTCTGGAACTGGGTGGCAGGATGGTTGCCGTCTCCGCTCACGGGACTGCTGAGTGGTTTATTCGCCCTAATTGCGTCTGCTTTTGCTCGCCTCAGCCTTTTGAGCGGCTGGCAAGGGATTGTGACCGGGTTGCTCTTGGTTGTGGGGCTTGTATTCGCTGGCTGGCTAGGCCGACTGCTGTGGCGTAGCTGGCGCTATCGTCGCTGGCTGTCAACGCTACCGCCAATTGTGCGGCTCTACCAGCAAATGCTGAAGCAGCTTAGGGAACGTGGTCTACCCAAGCGATCTCAACAGACACCGCAGGAATACGTCCAGCAGATTCAACAGCAGTCTCCTGGACTAGCTGATATTGTTGCTGAAATTTCCCATGCCTATGTGGGGTGGCGTTATGGAGGACGACCGGCCAATTTGCCTTACCTGCGTCAGCAGCTCCGGGCGTTGATGAAAATGAGGTCTCGATCCGTTAAGTAG
- the trxA gene encoding thioredoxin: MSEGSKLVLDVTDDTFKEKVIDCDVPVLVDFWAPWCGPCRMVGPVVAEIAEQYEGQIQVFKVNTDENPQVASQYGIRSIPTLMIFKGGQRVDMVVGAVPKTTLATTLEKYL, from the coding sequence ATGTCAGAAGGTTCAAAGTTAGTTTTGGACGTCACGGACGATACGTTTAAAGAGAAAGTAATCGATTGTGATGTTCCGGTATTAGTAGACTTTTGGGCTCCCTGGTGTGGTCCTTGTCGCATGGTTGGACCTGTTGTTGCTGAAATTGCTGAGCAATACGAAGGTCAAATCCAAGTCTTCAAAGTCAATACGGATGAGAATCCTCAGGTTGCCAGTCAGTACGGCATCCGCAGCATCCCAACTCTGATGATCTTTAAAGGAGGTCAGCGTGTTGATATGGTTGTGGGCGCGGTTCCAAAAACAACCTTAGCAACGACACTTGAGAAATATTTGTAA
- a CDS encoding GuaB3 family IMP dehydrogenase-related protein: MDIQIGRSKIARRAYGMDEIALVPGQRTLDPRLADTRWEIGGIHRDIPIIASAMDGVVDVRMAVQLSQLGALGVLNLEGIQTRYADPEPILKQIAQVEVTGFVTLMQKLYAEPIKPELVRQRIQEIKQQGGIAAVSGTPVAASQYGIIAAEAGADLFFVQGTVVSTAHLSPESVTPLDLAGFCQEMPIPVVMGNCVTYDVTLNLLKAGAAGVMVGIGPGAACTSRGVLGVGVPQATAISDCAAARDDYYQQSGQYIPIIADGGLVTGGDVCKCIACGADAVMMGSPFARASEAPGQGFHWGMATPSPVLPRGTRIRVGTTGTLEQILKGPAQLDDGTHNFLGSLQTSMGTLGAKDIKEMQQVEVVIAPSLLTEGKVYQKAQHLGMGK; this comes from the coding sequence GTGGATATTCAGATTGGTCGGAGTAAAATCGCGCGCCGCGCCTATGGCATGGACGAGATTGCTCTGGTTCCAGGACAGCGGACATTGGACCCGCGATTAGCAGATACCCGTTGGGAGATTGGTGGCATTCATCGAGACATTCCCATTATTGCTAGCGCAATGGATGGTGTTGTCGATGTCAGGATGGCGGTTCAGCTCTCTCAGCTTGGTGCCCTGGGTGTCCTCAATCTAGAGGGCATTCAAACTCGATACGCAGACCCAGAGCCAATTCTCAAACAAATTGCTCAGGTCGAAGTCACAGGTTTTGTGACGTTAATGCAAAAGCTTTATGCTGAACCGATCAAGCCGGAGCTAGTACGTCAGCGGATTCAGGAGATTAAGCAGCAGGGTGGTATTGCAGCAGTGAGCGGCACTCCTGTTGCAGCCAGTCAGTACGGCATTATTGCCGCAGAAGCCGGTGCTGACTTGTTTTTTGTCCAGGGAACCGTGGTCTCAACGGCCCACCTATCACCGGAATCGGTCACACCTCTTGATTTAGCAGGTTTTTGCCAAGAAATGCCGATTCCTGTAGTGATGGGCAACTGTGTCACCTACGACGTGACCCTTAATTTGCTCAAAGCGGGTGCTGCGGGTGTGATGGTCGGGATTGGTCCAGGAGCCGCCTGTACGTCTCGGGGAGTACTGGGCGTCGGTGTTCCTCAAGCAACCGCCATTTCTGACTGCGCAGCAGCCCGCGATGACTACTACCAACAAAGCGGTCAGTACATCCCCATTATTGCCGATGGCGGCTTGGTGACGGGCGGTGATGTTTGTAAGTGTATTGCCTGCGGGGCCGATGCCGTCATGATGGGATCTCCCTTTGCCAGAGCCAGCGAAGCCCCTGGTCAAGGCTTTCACTGGGGGATGGCGACACCTAGCCCCGTTCTGCCGCGAGGCACCCGAATTCGCGTGGGTACGACAGGCACGTTAGAGCAGATCCTGAAGGGGCCAGCTCAGCTCGACGACGGCACCCATAACTTTTTAGGCTCTCTGCAAACTAGCATGGGTACGTTGGGCGCGAAAGACATCAAAGAAATGCAACAAGTGGAAGTTGTCATTGCTCCCTCACTGTTAACAGAAGGAAAAGTTTATCAGAAGGCTCAGCACTTAGGAATGGGCAAGTAG